The following proteins are encoded in a genomic region of Gossypium hirsutum isolate 1008001.06 chromosome D05, Gossypium_hirsutum_v2.1, whole genome shotgun sequence:
- the LOC107931715 gene encoding receptor-like protein 9DC3, giving the protein MLKPSPLKTGGEAGEKPDDAIVLILNYNSFGSLSDSLQFLNLKKNKFYGTIPPTFAKGCQLSNFNLNGNLLEGPLTPSILKCKGLEVLDLGNNKINDTFSHWLGSLPQLQVLVLKSNQMHVRYINSFKSIINLEKVGSTVSYMGVNDLGGRGFYAYSIEIVMKEQDMELVKIFTMRMIIDLSNNQFEGGIPKVIRKLNLLKGLNLSHNNLNGDIPTSIGNLTSLEWLDLSSNRLSGTIPNRLAELPFLSSLNVSENQLHGQIPQCKQFNTFGNDSYEENKGQCGFPVSKGCNIIEPAPPNVLEKDGSKSNISFGWKVVLIGYGCGVVLGMFVGYVVFQTGKPKWLVNLVENLHKKRRRRKSKEGNRSSRRRRI; this is encoded by the exons ATGTTGAAGCCCTCTCCATTGAAGACAGGTGGTGAAGCTGGTGAAAAACCTGATGATGCCATCGTTTTGATACTGAACTACAACAG TTTTGGAAGTTTGAGCGACAGCCTTCAATTCTTGAATCTAAAGAAGAACAAGTTTTATGGGACGATTCCTCCAACATTTGCAAAGGGATGCCAATTGAGTAATTTCAACTTAAATGGAAATCTGTTAGAAGGGCCTTTGACACCATCCATCCTTAAATGTAAAGGTCTGGAAGTGCTAGATCTTGGTAACAACAAGATCAATGATACATTTTCGCATTGGTTGGGAAGTCTTCCACAGCTACAAGTTCTTGTACTAAAGTCAAATCAAATGCATG TGAGATACATCAACAGCTTCAAGTCTATCATAAATCTAGAAAAGGTTGGTAGTACAGTGTCGTACATGGGGGTGAATGATCTTGGAGGTCGTGGCTTCTATGCCTATTCCATTGAAATTGTTATGAAAGAACAAGATATGGAATTGGTGAAAATTTTCACCATGCGGATGATCATTGATCTATCAAACAATCAGTTTGAAGGGGGTATTCCAAAGGTTATTAGGAAGCTTAACTTACTTAAAGGGCTCAACCTTTCTCATAATAACCTTAATGGTGATATCCCCACCTCAATAGGGAATTTGACAAGTCTTGAATGGTTGGACCTATCTTCAAACAGGTTGTCTGGGACGATTCCAAATAGATTGGCAGAGCTACCATTCCTTTCGTCCTTAAATGTTTCTGAAAATCAACTCCATGGTCAGATTCCTCAATGCAAACAATTCAACACATTTGGAAATGATTCGTATGAAGAAAATAAGGGACAATGTGGATTTCCGGTCTCGAAAGGTTGCAACATCATTGAGCCAGCACCTCCAAATGTGCTTGAAAAAGATGGCTCAAAATCAAACATTTCTTTTGGTTGGAAAGTGGTGTTGATAGGTTATGGATGCGGAGTAGTGCTCGGAATGTTTGTGGGATATGTTGTTTTCCAAACTGGAAAACCGAAATGGTTGGTGAATTTGGTTGAAAATCTACATAAGAAGAGGCGAAGAAGAAAGTCAAAGGAAGGAAATCGCAGCAGTAGACGAAGAAGGATCTAA